GTTTTTTTCATATGCAACGGTATCTGGCAATTTCTAAGCAGTTCGTGGCATTTGATAATCTGAATACATACGAGAGTGGAGTGCTTCATATAACCTGGCTTCGCCTCATATACATGGATATGGGGTGAGGAGTTTGAGTACGTTTGAATTGTTTGTTTTAAGCGCAGCGTTGGGGACGGATTTATTTTCTGTTGCCATCCCCATTGGCATGAACCGGATCAGGCGTTTGGTAATTTTGCAATCAGCGGCTGTTTTTGCTGTTTTTCATATTGGGATGCTGCTTGCAGGTTACCATGCCGGTCATTGGCTGGGTTACATGGTGGAGCATGTGGGCGCCTATCATATCGAATGGCCGGTAACCACGGTGGAAAACTGCGCAAAAATTATGGGCGCGTTGGTGCTGGCCGGCCTGGGTGTGAATATGATCCGGGAGAATGCAGTCGGCAGTGACCATAGCGGCAATATCAACCCACCCTTGAATCATCCGCTGCAGGGTATAACCCTTGTGATGCTGGCGACCGGTGTCAGCCTTGATGCGCTGGCGGCAGGCTTCAGCCTTGGCATGATTGATGTTGATTTGTTTAAGCTAAGCGCAGTACTAGGGGGCGTAATATTTTTAATCGCCATCCTGGGGCTGGGCTTGGGGCGTAAGGTAGGGCGCTGCCTGGGATCAAAAGCCGAGCAAATAGGAGGTTCGGTTTTGTTTCTGCTAGGATGTCACATCATATGGGCAACGTTGTGAACTGCTGCCGCTTAACCTCAGCTTATCCTAATACCTGGATGTCAATTCTTAATGCGGCATATAGGCTGTTTTTGACAAAAGGGAGTTCTGGCAATTTACCCCCTGGTATGATAAAATTATGCCGGACATACAATCGGAGGAGTTGGGGACATTCGTGTTTAAAGTCTTGCTGGTGTGCACGGGAAATACTTGTCGCAGCCCTATGGCTGAGGCTATTTTGCAGGATAAATTCGCTCAAAATAATGTCGGCCGCCTGATACGGGTGGAATCCGCCGGCCTGGCCGGTGCTGAGGAACCGGCAGCCAAGCCTGCCCGGGCCGCAATTCGCCGGTGGGGCTTGAACATCGATAATCACCGCTCGCGGCGACTGACTCCTGCCATGGTACAAGCCGCCGGCTTAATATTGACTATGACCCGGGCCCATAAGCAGGCTGTCTGCCGCTTGCTGCCTCAAGCCACCGGCAAAGTACATACTTTATCTGAGTTCGCCGACGAGTCCGCCGACATTTTTGATCCCTTCGGCGGCTCGGAAAATGATTACCGGGAATGCGCGTCCCAAATCAACCGCCTGCTGGATAAATCCTGGCAAAAAATTGTCAAACTGGCAGGAAATGAAGAGTAAAAGCCGAAAAATAATCATTTGTCACTTGTATCTGCTAAGCGCCGCAGATGGCGGTTTCTAAGCAGACTTCCCTGCTAATATATTGGGCACCACAAGAAATGAAAATGGAGAACGTTTTACCACAGAGGCGCAGAGGGCGCAGAGAAACGCAGAGGGATTCATTATTTATGTTTTTTCAACGCTCTTCGTTATCCTTTCTCTGTGTCCCTCTGTGTCCTCAGTGTCTCTGTGGTTCCGGTTCCTTTGTCTTATGAGGTTTTAGATTTTCAGGATAGTTCCCCGCTTAATGTGAATAGTTACTAGGAGGTTTTGATTTTGTTAGTAGCAATCGGCAGCGATCATGGCGGTTTCTGTCTGAAGGAAGAAATAAAGAAGTTTTTGGCTGAAAAGGGTGTAGCCTGTCGCGATTATGGTACACATTCAACTGAATCTGTCGATTACCCCGACATATCCTTGGCGGTAGCGCAAGCAGTTGCTGCCGGGGAATGTGACCGGGGCATTATTGTCTGCGGGACAGGCATCGGTGTATGTATTGCCGCCAACAAAGTCAAAGGTATCCGGGCGGCTTTGTGCCATGATGTTTACTCGGCCCAAATGTCGCGCGAACACAATGACGCCAACATCCTGACGCTGGGGGAGCGGGTTATCGGCTGGGGTCTTGCCCGCATGATTGTGGATGTTTGGCTGAAGACGGAATTTGCCGGCGGCCGTCACCGGCAGCGAGTTGAAAAGATTTGCGCCTTGGACAAGCTGCTTTAACCGTACGGCGCAAGACAGCCTTATTAACGCTATTTGGATTGCGGGTGGTGAAAAAATGGAGATTGATTTGGCGACAATCGCCCGGCAGGCCGCACAGGCGGCGGAAGAATTACTAAAGACAGCTAAACTGCAAAAAGATCAGATTTTGGTTGTCGGCTGCAGTACCAGTGAAGTTCAGGGGGCCCGTATAGGTTCTTACGGTTCGGAAGTGGTTGCCGCCAAGATATTAATAAGCCTCATGAAAGCCTGCTCATGGCATCAGGTCTATTTGGCCGTGCAATGCTGCGAGCATCTTAACCGGGCTTTGGTGGTAGAACGGGCTGTTATGGAAAAATATAATCTTGAGGAAGTTACCGTCATACCTGTCGCCACAGCCGGCGGGTCGCTGGCGGCGCAAGCCATGCGCGACTTTGCCGACCCGGTGGTGGTTGAGTCCATTGCCGCTCACGCCGGACTTGACATAGGGTGCACTCTGATCGGCATGCATTTAAAAAAAGTTGCCGTCCCGGTTCGGTTGACTAACAAACAAATCGGCCAGGCACTGGTAATTGCCGCCCGCACAAGACCCAAACTGGTCGGCGGCGCGCGCGCGGTTTATGAAATCTGTACATAGAAAAAGGGAAAAAATAGGAGAAATAGTTACGGGAAAATATTTATTGCAGTAGGAGGAAGTGTCGTCATGAGTATTTTGGCAGGAGTGGACCCGGAGGTTGCCAGGGCAATTGATCTTGAACGCGCCCGGCAGCAGAATAAACTGGAGCTGATTGCTTCCGAAAACTTTGTCAGCAAGGCGGTAATGGAGGCCCAGGGCTCGGTATTGACCAACAAATACGCGGAAGGTTATCCAGGGCAGCGCTATTACGGCGGCTGTGAATACGTTGACATGGTGGAGCAGCTGGCCATTGAACGGGCCAAAGATTTGTATGGGGCCGAACATGCGAATGTCCAGCCCCATTCCGGTGCCCAGGCTAATACAGTAGTCTATTTTGCTTTTTTAAAACCAGGTGATTTGATCTTAGGTATGAATCTGGCTCATGGCGGACATCTGACTCATGGCAGTCCGGTTAATATCTCCGGACGATATTTCCAAATTTTACCATATGGCGTAGATCACCAGACCCATCTTATCAATTATGACCAGGTAAGAGAATTGGCGCTTAAGCACCGCCCTAAAATGCTGGTGGCCGGCGCCAGCGCCTATCCCAGAATTATAGATTTTGCCAAACTGGGCGAGATTGCCAGAGAGTCCGGCGCCCTGTTTATGGTGGATATGGCTCATATCGCCGGTTTGGTTGCCGCCGGCCTTCATCCCAGTCCGGTACCGCAAGCGGATATCGTCACAACTACTACCCATAAAACCTTACGGGGGCCGCGGGGCGGCATGATTCTTTGCCGCCGGCAGCATGCCAAGGCAATCGATAAGGCACTATTCCCAGGTATCCAGGGCGGGCCGCTTATGCATGTTATTGCTGCCAAAGCTGTGGCGCTCAAAGAAGCGTTAAGCGAAGAGTTTCGCCTGTATCAATCGCAAATTATCAGAAATGCCCGGGCTCTTGCCGACAAACTCAAACAGCAGGGTTTTACTCTGGTGTCCGGCGGCACCGACAACCATCTCATGCTTGTGGATTTGAGAAATAAAAATCTGACAGGTAAACAGGCGGCGCATCTTTTAGATGAGATCGGCGTTACCGTTAATAAAAACGCTATTCCTTATGATCCGGCCAGCCCGCTCATTACCAGCGGCATTCGCGTCGGGACGCCGGCAGTGACCTCCCGCGGCATGGTTGAGGCTGATATGTCGGTTATCGGCGAGATTATCGCCATGACGTTGAACCACCCGGACAATCCGGATTTTAAGGGGAAGGCACTTGCCCTGGTCCGGGACTTATGCCAAAAGTACCCGCTTTACCACGAGAAGTAAAAGCCTTCGCGTAAGGTTTACCCAGCTTATCAATTGCCACGAACTGCTTAGAAATCGTCAGATACCGTTGTATATGAAAAAAACTTATTGCAATGATATTTGCTAATTACAAGTTCGAACTATCATAGTCAGACCGGAGGCGCGACGACGATTCTGATTTCGTTGACTTGGCATAATAGTTTGTGCGGGGACCTCGCGGAAGCGTACTGGAGGTACGTTGGAGTGAGGACCGCAGGAGCAACGAAGCAGATGGCGGTTTATAAGCAGTTCCCTGCTTAATGCGCACAAGTTACTTTAAGGAGCTGATTTCCATGCAAGTAAAAGTCATCGATCATCCATTGATTCAACATAAGTTGTCCTTAATACGCGATATAAACACGGGTACCAAGGAGTTTCGCGAACTGCTTGAAGAAATCGCCATGCTTATGGCTTATGAACTGACCCGCAATCTGCCGCTGGAGGAGACGGAGATTGAAACTCCCCTGACTAAATGCAAATGCAAAGTGCTTACCGGCAAGAAACTGGGCGTTGTACCCATTCTGCGGGCGGGACTTGGTATGGTAAACGGCGTTCTTAAGCTTATTCCCGCCGCTAAAGTGGGTCATATTGGCGTATACCGGGACCCTGAAACCTTAAAACCGGTGGAATACTACTGCAAGCTTCCCACCGACGTGGCCGAACGGGAGTTCATTATTATCGATCCTATGCTGGCTACCGGCGGTTCGGCGGTGGCTGCCATTGAAATGCTAAAGGTCAGGGGAGCCAGGAACATTAAACTTATGTGCCTGGTTGCCGCACCGGAAGGCGTTAAAGCCGTCAGCGCCCGCCATCCGGATGTGGAAATCTACACGGCGGCGGTTGACAGCCACCTGAATGACCATGGTTATATTGTACCGGGTCTGGGAGATGCCGGCGACCGTATATTTGGCACCAAGTAACCCCGGCGTAAAAAGGAGAGATAAGTTCTATGAATGACCTTGTTTCAAAAGGTGAACTTAATTAAACAAGTCAAAAGTGTTACCCCTCTTGATGACTATGAACTATTACTTGAATTTAACACCGGCGAGAAGCGAATATTTGACGTAAAACCTCTGCTTGACAAACCGGTATTTCAACCACTCCGCAATAAAGAATTATTTAAAAAAGTCCATATTGTTTTTGATTATACTATAGCCTGGAATGATGATATTGATATGTGTCCGGATAATCTATATTTACAAAGCGTTCCTGTTAATTGCTAAAACAAAAGCCGCCAACCTCATTGGTGGCGACTACCCGACGTTCCTATTTACTACTTCCCCTATTGCATTTATCTGTTAATGAGTCAAGAATTCCGCCTCTACAGACGGCGTTAATTCAGGTGGAGTAGACTCTCCACCTGAATCCTCGATGTTTCAGCTATGCTGAAACGAGTTCACTTCATTACCATGACTTCGGTTGATTTTATTAAAGCCGTTACTTCATCTCCGGGTTTTAAACCTAAGTCGTCCACAGAATCCACAGTGATAGCCGCTACAATTTCTTCCCCCTTGTAATCCATGACAACTTTAGCCATCACTGCACCTTTTACAATTTCCTTCACCTGAGCGGGAAGTTTGTTTCTGCCGCTGATCTTCAATGCTGTTTCCCCCTTATATGTTTTTTATTCTTATTATCCCAATACACCCTTATTATACAGTATGTCCTAAATATTTTACAAGTTATTGCAAGCTGTTTGAAGAAAAAAAATATTAAATAATAATAGTTTACAAAGAGTATATTAGAATATATAAAAGAATATATTGAATATATTATTGAATATATTATTGAATATATTAAGGAAGATACCTGCCCAATGCTGCAGGAATTTGCCGATTGCCGGCGAAATATATTGAGAATTGGGTTTGTCTTGCCTGCGTGTCCAAATGTTGCGGGAGGAAAACTATGTGTTTGACGCCATTTATTTGCCTAAACTCGACAGCCTTACGCCGACGCTGGCTTCTACTTTGTTGAAAGCCATGGAAGAGGCCGGGGAACTGGCGCGGGCAGTTCTGAAATTTTTGCCCTATGAGCAGTATTCGCCGGCGGAACTGGCTGACCGGATTGAGGCGCCCGGTCTCCTGGCCGATGTAGCTGAAGAACTGCTGGATGTGGCGCAAGTCTGTGTTACCATGATATTTGTAATGGAAGAATATCATGGGGTGAATGTGGACGATTTAGTGACTTATCATTTGCGCAAACTGACGGCTAAGAACTATCGCTATGATGAAAGCCGAACCTATAGTATTTCCACTAGACAGGCCGCAGGAACCCAGCCGGGAAACTTTAAATGTCTGAATTTGCCGCGACTCGCAATCAGCGGTGTGACACTGCTGACTACCGTCTGCAAAATTCAGGAGGAACTTGGCGAACTTACCCAGTACATAGGCAAACATTCCCGGGCATCAGGGGAAAAGGCCGGTCTTGACCAAACAGAAGTTTTCCGGGGTTCGGCCCTGGAATTGTTAGACGTTGCCCAGTGCTGCTTTACTATGATGTACATATTGGCCGAACGTTATGCAGTCGATATACCCTGTTTAGTCAGCCGCCATGTGGCGAAACTGAAGCGCAAGGGGTATTGCAGCTGAAAGGCTGAATAACTTGTTCTAAGGCGATATTAAATGCATATAGTTATTGGTAATGAAAATACTAAA
This window of the Methylomusa anaerophila genome carries:
- a CDS encoding manganese efflux pump MntP translates to MSTFELFVLSAALGTDLFSVAIPIGMNRIRRLVILQSAAVFAVFHIGMLLAGYHAGHWLGYMVEHVGAYHIEWPVTTVENCAKIMGALVLAGLGVNMIRENAVGSDHSGNINPPLNHPLQGITLVMLATGVSLDALAAGFSLGMIDVDLFKLSAVLGGVIFLIAILGLGLGRKVGRCLGSKAEQIGGSVLFLLGCHIIWATL
- a CDS encoding low molecular weight protein arginine phosphatase — its product is MPDIQSEELGTFVFKVLLVCTGNTCRSPMAEAILQDKFAQNNVGRLIRVESAGLAGAEEPAAKPARAAIRRWGLNIDNHRSRRLTPAMVQAAGLILTMTRAHKQAVCRLLPQATGKVHTLSEFADESADIFDPFGGSENDYRECASQINRLLDKSWQKIVKLAGNEE
- the rpiB gene encoding ribose 5-phosphate isomerase B; its protein translation is MLVAIGSDHGGFCLKEEIKKFLAEKGVACRDYGTHSTESVDYPDISLAVAQAVAAGECDRGIIVCGTGIGVCIAANKVKGIRAALCHDVYSAQMSREHNDANILTLGERVIGWGLARMIVDVWLKTEFAGGRHRQRVEKICALDKLL
- a CDS encoding TIGR01440 family protein → MEIDLATIARQAAQAAEELLKTAKLQKDQILVVGCSTSEVQGARIGSYGSEVVAAKILISLMKACSWHQVYLAVQCCEHLNRALVVERAVMEKYNLEEVTVIPVATAGGSLAAQAMRDFADPVVVESIAAHAGLDIGCTLIGMHLKKVAVPVRLTNKQIGQALVIAARTRPKLVGGARAVYEICT
- a CDS encoding serine hydroxymethyltransferase, coding for MSILAGVDPEVARAIDLERARQQNKLELIASENFVSKAVMEAQGSVLTNKYAEGYPGQRYYGGCEYVDMVEQLAIERAKDLYGAEHANVQPHSGAQANTVVYFAFLKPGDLILGMNLAHGGHLTHGSPVNISGRYFQILPYGVDHQTHLINYDQVRELALKHRPKMLVAGASAYPRIIDFAKLGEIARESGALFMVDMAHIAGLVAAGLHPSPVPQADIVTTTTHKTLRGPRGGMILCRRQHAKAIDKALFPGIQGGPLMHVIAAKAVALKEALSEEFRLYQSQIIRNARALADKLKQQGFTLVSGGTDNHLMLVDLRNKNLTGKQAAHLLDEIGVTVNKNAIPYDPASPLITSGIRVGTPAVTSRGMVEADMSVIGEIIAMTLNHPDNPDFKGKALALVRDLCQKYPLYHEK
- the upp gene encoding uracil phosphoribosyltransferase, which gives rise to MQVKVIDHPLIQHKLSLIRDINTGTKEFRELLEEIAMLMAYELTRNLPLEETEIETPLTKCKCKVLTGKKLGVVPILRAGLGMVNGVLKLIPAAKVGHIGVYRDPETLKPVEYYCKLPTDVAEREFIIIDPMLATGGSAVAAIEMLKVRGARNIKLMCLVAAPEGVKAVSARHPDVEIYTAAVDSHLNDHGYIVPGLGDAGDRIFGTK
- a CDS encoding DUF2442 domain-containing protein, giving the protein MTLFQKVNLIKQVKSVTPLDDYELLLEFNTGEKRIFDVKPLLDKPVFQPLRNKELFKKVHIVFDYTIAWNDDIDMCPDNLYLQSVPVNC
- a CDS encoding TOBE domain-containing protein, which codes for MKISGRNKLPAQVKEIVKGAVMAKVVMDYKGEEIVAAITVDSVDDLGLKPGDEVTALIKSTEVMVMK
- a CDS encoding nucleoside triphosphate pyrophosphohydrolase family protein, coding for MFDAIYLPKLDSLTPTLASTLLKAMEEAGELARAVLKFLPYEQYSPAELADRIEAPGLLADVAEELLDVAQVCVTMIFVMEEYHGVNVDDLVTYHLRKLTAKNYRYDESRTYSISTRQAAGTQPGNFKCLNLPRLAISGVTLLTTVCKIQEELGELTQYIGKHSRASGEKAGLDQTEVFRGSALELLDVAQCCFTMMYILAERYAVDIPCLVSRHVAKLKRKGYCS